In Nitrospira sp., the genomic window CTGTAACCTTATCCGTAATGCCAACACAATGGATGGAAGATATTGGCGCTCTCCTCGTCGAAAGAACGAACCAGACTCAAAAGATCATGCCAGCTTTTCTGGGGATCAGCTGAAAGGGGTTCTTCATTACTTCAGTGTCTCTAACGACCGGGAGAGACTGAGGAACTTTTTACTTTACTTACAAAGTAGGCCAACCCAGATTCCTGACAAAACAATGCCGCTCGAATCTGGCTATTCTTCTTGCCCCAATTACTGGCCCAATTTCACCTGTTTGCTCAGTGGAGGCGACTGGTATGCATTGAGCTTATTGGCCAAAAAGCATGGACTCGAATCATCTCTCCCATCAGACCTGGCTAGTATTGAAACTCGCTATGGCTTCTCTTACGATACGTTGGTCTGGGAAGCCCTCATGACAAATAGCGGGTATAGACTTCACCTTGTCGCAAATACGGTGTGGATTTTGCGTAGTCTAGGGGTGTCCGATTCGAGACTTCAAAAGGCGGTTCAAATAATGGCCGCGCGTCAACCGAGTAACCCTTTCTTTTTATATGTTCTTCTGGGTGCTGATCGTGCAGTTCAAAATATCACCAATAGCAAATGCGTGCTACCATCCTCTCGCAAGAACTTTTCTGACTGGGCGTGGCAGCGTGCGGAGAGTGATAGGGCTTGGGAGCGGTCGATGGTATGGGATTGTGTCTTTATGTACGGACTCCTCACGCGGGATCCCATTCCCACACGGCAAGAGCCCAATACAAATTAATGAGCAGACATGAGCATAGACTTAGTTACACCGCCCATCAGGCCCGTTTCAAACGCTATCCTCACCCGTGACGACTTTACCATTTACAGCTATGTCATGGTGAAGTCTCCATGCGTCTGATCTGAAGATCGGGACCTGGCCGCTGTCCGGCACGAGGCAATCGCTTGGGTTTACCTAGCGCCAGTGATTGAAGTGCTCCAACGCAGGGTAATCGCGCACGGACCGTTGACCGTCCGCGAGTCTCCTAATGGGACTTTAGATCATCCAGAAATTCGGATGCCGGCGCGACGCTGGTCACCAGCAGATAATCGCGTGCACGGGTACATGCGACGTAAAGCAGATGCCGCTCGGTGTCATAGACTTCCTGCAGGTCTGCATCATCCCCAACCGTTTCGATTCGTTCCTGCAGAGGGATGATTTCATCGTCGCAAGCCATCACCACTACTGCGCGAAACTCTAACCCTTTGGCCAGATGCATGGTGCTGATTGACGCGTACCCACTGGTTGTTTCAACCTGCTCGTCAAGAATCTTGGAAGGGATTGCAGCCGCTTCTACTGCGGCACGGGCGCGTGGGAGCTCAGCCTCAGACCGAACAAACACTCCAACCTCATGAGGTGCGACACCCGTCTTCAAGCGCTCTAATAGACTTCTTGCATAACCTCATTTTTAGGATTCCCCTGTCGGTCCAACTGTGATTCCATCCCCCTCCAGTCAAAGGAGGACCCTCATGGAAATGCAGGGATGGGCAGGAATGCCGGAGGAGATGTTCCGGCGATTGACTGGGGTGAGCAAGCGGACGTTTGCCGAGATGGCCGCTGTGCTGAAGAGTGCCGAGGTGGCCCTCAAGCGACAGGGCGGCAAGCCGAGTCGCCTGGCGGTGGAGATGCGCTTGCGAATGATGCTGGAATACTGGCGCGAATACCGCACGTACCTGCACATCGGCCACAGCTATGGGGTGAGCGAGAGTACGGCATATCGCACAATCCGCTGGTGTGAGGACGTGCTGATCAAGAGCGGGGCGTTCACGTTGCCGGGCAAGAAGGCCCTGCTCAAACACGAGCGGGCCTACGAGGTCGTCCTGATCGATGCGACGGAAACACCTGTCGAACGCCCTCAAAAAAACAGCGCCGGTACTACTCGGGCAAGAAAAAACGCCACACCCTGAAGACGCAACTCGTTGTCGACAGGGCCACGAGCAGGATTCTCTGCCTCGCCCACGATGCGGGCCGCCGCCATGACTTCCGACTGTTCAAAGAATCCGGAGTCCGGCTGCATCCTGAGACCGAAGCCATCACCGACACCGGGTACATGGGGCTGCAAAAGCTCCACGGCAAGACCATCATGCCCAAAAAACGGAGCAAGAAGAACCCCTTGCCCACGCAAGACAAGCAGGCCAACCGCCTCATTTCCAAAGACCGCGTCCCGGCTGAACACGTCATCGCTTGCCTCAAACGCTTCAAAATCGTGTCGGACCGATACCGAAACCGCAGAAAACGTTTTGGACTACGCTTCACCCTGATCGCAGTCTGCTACAACAGAGACATAACACCATGAGGTTATGCAAGAGGTCTAATAACCAGGCACTGACGGTCTCGGTCTCTTCTTTCTCGGTCTTCAGCACTTGGATCAACGGCGGTGGGCCATTGAAGACCGAGACTGTATCCCTCCGGTCATCCGTGTTGCCGTCAGCATCAGATACCTCTGGGCCCAAGAGACGATCTGCCTGCATACGAATTTGATGTGAGGTTCGGTAATTCACTCGAAGCGTCCGGGAACGACCACGAATGTCGACGCCGAGGGCTTTCCAGGAAAACGGCTGCTGGAAGATCCGCTGACCCAGGTCGCCGGCAAAGAAAAGTCCATTGGGACGCCCCATTCCAAGTGCGGCAAAGAACCTCAAGTGTGAAACATTGAGGTCCTGTGCCTCATCCACAACTGCGAAGTCGAACGGCCGGTTCTTGTTCTTGGCTATTACAGCGGCAACGGCTGTGAACACGGCCGCCTGAGTCATGACACCGCGCTCCTTGAGACCACCACGCACCTTCTCGAAAATCGACCACAAGACCGCCCGTTGCGCTTCTGGAAGCCGTGTCTTGCGGCCCAACCGAGCCACATCACGATAGGCCTCCCAGCTGTCCAACTGCCACGCATCAACGACCTGCTCCCATTCCGTCAGCAGAAAATTGAGACTGAACTTGTGGCCCCCGACTGATTTGGATGCCCCACGTAGCAAATCTCGCACATCGCTTCGAATCGCCAGCTTGACCGGCCCTAAGAGCGATTTGTGGAGGCGCAACCCAAGCGCATTCAGCGAATGGACGTCTATGCGCTCTCCAAGGCGAGGCTCGTTTCCAACCAGCCGCCTCAATTTGACATGGAGTGCATGTGCGAGCGTGTCCGAAAACGTGGCCAGCAAGACACGAGCATCGGGGTTGGTGCGAGCCAGAAACGCCGCTCGATGGAGAGCCACAATGGTTTTTCCCGTGCCTGCCGAACCAGAAACACGGACAGGTCCGACGTAGTCTCGTTCTACCCATTGTCGTTGCTCGGGATGGAGAAAGATCGTCCATTTGTCCCAGGGAAATTCGAGCGCCCGTCCCAACTCCTCGACATTGCCCATAACACGGAAGCGGCGTTGAGCGTCGGGATGGTCGAAGGGGCTGCCAACTGTGGGGACTGGTTGTGGGATGCGAGGCTTTCCACCTGTGGCAAGTTCGAGGAGTGCTTCTGCAGCCTCGCCGGGAAGATGGTCGGCTAAGGCCAGGAGCGTGTCGTCTGTCGCCTGCCGTACGTCTTTCATCCACTCTGCAGGAACGCCATAACTCAGCAACTCTTCATCAGAGACCTTCTCGAATAGTGGTTTTTTGGCCGAAGCAGGAAGCGGTTTCAGTGTCTCGATGTATTTCGGAACGACGATTTCGTGGATCGTCTCACGAATCTCCACGATCTGAGCAGCACCAGTCTTTGGATGAGTCTCCAACTTACGACGCTCAGCCCAATCATAGGCCTTGTCGTGGTGATCGACGTAGCAGAGGAGCAGACTTCCAGGTGTTCGGTGGACAATTAATCGGATATCGCTACTGACCCGGACCGACCAGAAGTTTTTGTCCTTCGCTTTGTCGAGCTTGTGAAAACTAAAACCAGGATTGGCAGGGTTAAGCTGGAGATCGAAGGCCGTCATCTTCACGGCTTTCTGCTCCTCGCCAGTTAGGTGGGAAAGGCTATCAGTGAAAGTGTGGGCGATACGAAATTCCATCGGCACACTGGGGATTGCAGGGATGAAAAATGACTGCTTCTTTTCTGATAAACATGACCGGCGCTATGTTCTCAGTCTGCGAGTTCTATGTCGACGAATTTTAACTTCTTGTCGGAGACGCGGATCGCCCGGACGATCACGGATCGATTCACCATTGGACCGATCACGTCATCCACGGTGTCTTGTAACCCTTCGATGTGCATCGGAACACCCTCTACCATAACATCCAGCCAGTCCTTATCCAGGTGTACGGCCCGCAAGGTCCCGCGCAATACCTCATGTACTTGCTCGTTTGTCTCGAGCATTGTTTGTTTTTTGCGTAATTGCTGATTGATGTTTCCCCGTGCTTCCACTCCCAAAAAGACGGGCCTCGTCTCGCCAGCCGCACGGAGTTCGATGCGATCAAAGGTAGTTCCCGTTGGCGCAAGGTTCCGTGCTAATTTCAAGAACGTGCTTCGATAATTTTGATCCGGCACCAAATGCTCTAGTTCGGAATGGTCTTCACCTGTAGATGCGCTAACGATTTCCAGAAAGTGTTTTGCGATCCGTTCAGGTTCAACATCCTGCCTAAAGAAGTCCAGTTGCGCAGGTTTCTGTATAGCCACGGAAAACTGGTAGCTTCCGGGTGCTGATTGAAATAACCATGGACGGCAGGCCTCCTGCAGTTCCTTCGAAGGCCTACCGCTTTTACGGTGTGAAACGCCACTAACAAATTCGATCGTCCTATAAAAGAGAGATTGGATTGTCTGAACCTTATCAACGATCAAATCCAGAGGTGCTCCACCAGTTACAACCTCACCACCTTTAACGGATACCATTACCTCACCTGGCACAAATTCAACACCTGCCTTCCGCTTGGCACTCTCTGTCCAGATCGCCTGGACAAGATTTCTCAAATCATCACGGGCAAAATCTGGAATATGCGGATCAGCAAGTATCAAATGGGCAAGGCGTTCTGCGTAAACATACTCACCACCCTTGAACCAAAGGGCTACTGCACTCACGGCAGTGACACCTCGTGTTCTTGCCTTCGTTACATCCAACTGCTCAAGTGCCTCCTGCTCGAACTTTGCTGCACGTTTGTACAATTCGATAGCGCGGATGGCATTGTGGTTCCTTAGTTCCAACTGAGCTTCTATTGCGAGCCGCTCACTTTCGCTGTGTAAATCTGTCCAGGTCATTTGTCGCTGCTCACTTTCTGCATAGCAACGGCCCTGGCCTTGAATCCCACAACGGATGCTATAGCTGGGAGGTTACTCGCGCCTCTTCCCGCTTGGGCCAGCTTTTTACTCAAACGCCCCTTTATAGCGGCATGGTCACCAGCGTCGACTCCAGAAACTTCCAACCTAAAGCAGTTTTCCAGATCATTAGATTCAGTCCCCACAGGGGCAATGTACCAATCCGCGCCAGTAAGTGTCTCTGCACGTCGGACTGCAACTAATTGTTCCTCGGCTTCTACCACAGCTAGACACACCCCATATGCCCCCATCTCAGTCGTGTCGATGTCATTAGCCCACGCATTCAACATTCGAGAGTCCGGGCCCTGAAAATCGACAATGCGAGTGGAGGTACCCCCGTTGCAGGCAATATCAATTTCCACAGGCGAGCTATGATGCCGACTTAAACAAACTGACGCCGCTTCATAGAGGCTGCCGCTCAACGAAGGCGTCAAGCCACTGTGCCGCTCATGCAATGCCTCGATTCTCAGCCTTGTGTTGTCTTCATCGGGCATAGACTTACACCTTGAATACCTTCATAACTTCATCGCCTAGGTGGTTGATGACTTTGACTGCGATGCGGCCGGACTTGGGCTTGTCGAAAGCTCTTGAGGTATCGCTGTTGAGGGTGCCCCAGGCTTCGTGATCGATCTCAGCTTTGAGGGTGGTCTTCAGCGAGCTATATGGGTCGTTTGCCCCGAGAAAGTAAGCGTGGCGGACGAAGAAGCTTTCTTCGTTGTAGTCCGTGTCGATGAACCAGCACGCAATCCCTTCGGCACCGTCGCTGATGACTTCACCAGTCTGCGGTTTGAACACGTCCACGCCCTTCACCTTCACCCGTAACTTGCCGTCTTTCTCAGTGAGAAGATCAATATCCGGCTCGCCGAAGATCACGAATAAGTTACCCGTGCCGGTATTCTTGAGATCGTCGGCCATGTGCAGATCGGCGTTCATTCTGGCCTTGAGCACGGGAATGCGGCCGAGCTTGGTGAACTCAGTAGAGTGGGCGTCGTAGTTGAAGGCACAGGCGATGAGGACGTCAAAGCCGGCATCTCCGGCCTCGCGAGCTGCTTCCACGAGATCAGGTCTGGTGACAGTCCCGAATTCAGGACCGATGAAGATGGCGGCGCGTTTTTCCCTGTCTCCTTCCAGATAACGACCTTCAGCACAGACAAGATCGCCAGGCCATGGAGTGAGGGCAGCGAAGGTGATTTTGTCTGCCTTGTGCGCCTGCTGGACGCCAGAAGTTTTGAGATTGTCCAGGATCATCTGAGCAAACGTTTGTTTTGCCCCGCATTCGGGACTGTGTTCCTTGGACGTATCGATCAACTCATCGTTCTCATCCACACCCAAGACACGGTGAGGTGAAAGGCTCTCGACGGTGAAGGGACCGGCCACCCGGACCTTCTTCTTGTCCTCGTAGGGTTTGTCGTAGAGGTATTCAAACTCGGCCTTGGCGGCGATGGACTTGTCGATTTCCTGCTGCCGAGCGATGCGGGCCTGCCACCAGTCAGCGTGCAACTTTTTCGCTTCGTCTGTCCACTTGACTTCGGCCTCGCGCGGAATCTCCCATTCCTGCCATTGCTTCTTGATGGTGGCATTCAGCTTCTCACGCAATGGTTCCAGGGTGGTCTGCCATTTCTCCCAGATGACATCGATCTCTGCGTTATTGGCGATGGATTTGAGCGTGATGTGCGGCACCCGCTCATAGACAAAGCCCTGGCGGATGTTCCCGTGCACTGGCTGTGAGCTCGGGCCCCTACGGCTGACTTCGGCCTCCTTGAGCTGGCCTTCACGGGAATCGGCGAGGATGTAATACGGGTATCGAGCGCCCATAATTCGGGCACGAGCCAGTGCCAGCGCTACCCGTGAGGTATCAATCGTGATCCACCGACGCCCCCCTTGCTCAGCGACAGTGGCAGTGGTGCCAGAGCCACAGGTAGGGTCGAGCACGAGGTCGCCGGGGTCAGTGGCCATCAGGATGCAACGCTCAATGACTTTGGGGTTGGTTTGTACGACATACAGCTTTTCGGAAGCGAAACCTGCCGTAACTGTGTCGTCCCATGAGTTGTTCATCGGATAAACCGGAAAATCTGCAACATATCTGATGTAGCTAAGCGTTTTTCCCGCAAGTCCAATGCGCTTTGCAAAACTCAACCGAGCCATTCCTTGCTGAGTCGTTTTCCACCCGCTTTTCCCAACAGGAATTTTTGCCCCTTCAAAATCCACATCAAAGAACTGAGGCCCACCCGAACTTTGGCTTGTTAGGTTGTCATACCGGAAAAGTCTGGCGCGCACGGGGGGCGAAACTCGCTCTTCGTCAGACGCAGCACGACGTGCTTCTACATCAAAAAAATCAAGCTTGTTATACGCAGCTGCCCCTCCGGAAAGCTCCCCCTTGGCTCGATACGGTTGGCGATACTTTACTCTTGCAGCGTCTTTGGCGAACCAAAGAATGAAGTTGTTAACAGACGCTAGTGTCTCCGTACCGCCTGTGGGCGATCCAGCACCGCCTGTGGTCTTGAAGTTGATTTGGCTGACAAAGGTTGAGTCGCCAAAGACTTCATCCAATATCGCGCGTACACGGTGCACGTTTTCTTCCCCAATTTGCACAAAGATCGAGCCGCTGTCGGTCAACAGATCGCGGGCCACGGTGAGCCTGTCGCGCAAATAAGTCAGATAGCTATGGATGCCGTCTCGCCAGGTGTCGCGAAATGCTTTGACTTGCTCAGGCTCGCGGGTGATGTGATCGGCGTTCCCGTCCTTCACATCGCGGCTAGTAGTGGACCATTGGAAGTTGCTATTGAACTTGATGCCGTAAGGTGGATCGAAATAGATGCACTGGACTTTTCCCCGCAATCCTTCGCGCTCTGCTAAACTGGCCATGACTTGGAGTGAATCGCCGAGAATCATCCGATTCGACCAGTTCTGGTCGTGTTGGTAGAATTCGGTCTTGTCTACTCCCTTCGGGATGCCATTAAAGTCGGCGAAAAGGTCCGGCGTTAATAGCCCGGCTTCGTGTTCGCGTTCACGGGTCTCACGCAGCAGGTCGTCGATCAACGCCTTCGGATGAACCTTTTCTTGGATATAAAGCGGAGGTGCGTGGACCACAAGGTCCGACCAATCCTGCTCATCTTTCCCTCGCCAGACCAGTTGAGGGTCAAGATCGCGATTGCGTCGTTCATACGCAATGCGGACGGGGCTTTGCTCTTCTTTTTGCAACACAGACTGATATTCCGCCGTGGGAATATTCTTCCGCTTTGCCTCGTCGTGCTTGAGGGCTTCGACGGACTTGGTCGTCCCCTGCTTCTTGGCCATGCTTATTTCCCCTCGGCCACAGGCCTGGCTGTAGCAGCCTCAACCATCTTATTAAACTCGCTTACGACCTTGGCTCCGAAATCCGCTTCGATCTGATAGACCTCTGTGAACTCGGAAAAGGCCCAACGGCCATAGGTGCCAAGGTTGTTCACCCCAGGCACCCAATAGTTTTCCATGGTGGCTTTCTTTTCCTTCGCATCCTCTCGCCGGTAGCCTTTGATCTCCACAATCAAATGCAACAGATCCTTGTCGCCGTGTCCGTCATCAACCAGTACGATGAAGTCCGGGAGATACCGCCTGGTCTCCGAACCATACCGGTACGGCACTTCCAAACCGAGATTGTGATTTTTGACATAGGCTCGGACCTTGGGATGAGCCTCGGCCACCCGACAGAACTCGCCTTCCCAATCGCTGTCGAGAATGACCCAATTGACGTGAGACCGCTTGGCATCTGTTTCCCAGCGATCCCGTCTGGATGTATTGAAATTCACATGCCTTGTGGAACCAGTCGGA contains:
- a CDS encoding ATP-dependent helicase → MKMTAFDLQLNPANPGFSFHKLDKAKDKNFWSVRVSSDIRLIVHRTPGSLLLCYVDHHDKAYDWAERRKLETHPKTGAAQIVEIRETIHEIVVPKYIETLKPLPASAKKPLFEKVSDEELLSYGVPAEWMKDVRQATDDTLLALADHLPGEAAEALLELATGGKPRIPQPVPTVGSPFDHPDAQRRFRVMGNVEELGRALEFPWDKWTIFLHPEQRQWVERDYVGPVRVSGSAGTGKTIVALHRAAFLARTNPDARVLLATFSDTLAHALHVKLRRLVGNEPRLGERIDVHSLNALGLRLHKSLLGPVKLAIRSDVRDLLRGASKSVGGHKFSLNFLLTEWEQVVDAWQLDSWEAYRDVARLGRKTRLPEAQRAVLWSIFEKVRGGLKERGVMTQAAVFTAVAAVIAKNKNRPFDFAVVDEAQDLNVSHLRFFAALGMGRPNGLFFAGDLGQRIFQQPFSWKALGVDIRGRSRTLRVNYRTSHQIRMQADRLLGPEVSDADGNTDDRRDTVSVFNGPPPLIQVLKTEKEETETVSAWLLDLLHNLMVLCLCCSRLRSG
- a CDS encoding ATP-dependent helicase, producing the protein MFVRSEAELPRARAAVEAAAIPSKILDEQVETTSGYASISTMHLAKGLEFRAVVVMACDDEIIPLQERIETVGDDADLQEVYDTERHLLYVACTRARDYLLVTSVAPASEFLDDLKSH
- a CDS encoding IS5 family transposase (programmed frameshift); this encodes MEMQGWAGMPEEMFRRLTGVSKRTFAEMAAVLKSAEVALKRQGGKPSRLAVEMRLRMMLEYWREYRTYLHIGHSYGVSESTAYRTIRWCEDVLIKSGAFTLPGKKALLKHERAYEVVLIDATETPVERPPKKQRRYYSGKKKRHTLKTQLVVDRATSRILCLAHDAGRRHDFRLFKESGVRLHPETEAITDTGYMGLQKLHGKTIMPKKRSKKNPLPTQDKQANRLISKDRVPAEHVIACLKRFKIVSDRYRNRRKRFGLRFTLIAVCYNRDITP
- a CDS encoding site-specific DNA-methyltransferase codes for the protein MLQKEEQSPVRIAYERRNRDLDPQLVWRGKDEQDWSDLVVHAPPLYIQEKVHPKALIDDLLRETREREHEAGLLTPDLFADFNGIPKGVDKTEFYQHDQNWSNRMILGDSLQVMASLAEREGLRGKVQCIYFDPPYGIKFNSNFQWSTTSRDVKDGNADHITREPEQVKAFRDTWRDGIHSYLTYLRDRLTVARDLLTDSGSIFVQIGEENVHRVRAILDEVFGDSTFVSQINFKTTGGAGSPTGGTETLASVNNFILWFAKDAARVKYRQPYRAKGELSGGAAAYNKLDFFDVEARRAASDEERVSPPVRARLFRYDNLTSQSSGGPQFFDVDFEGAKIPVGKSGWKTTQQGMARLSFAKRIGLAGKTLSYIRYVADFPVYPMNNSWDDTVTAGFASEKLYVVQTNPKVIERCILMATDPGDLVLDPTCGSGTTATVAEQGGRRWITIDTSRVALALARARIMGARYPYYILADSREGQLKEAEVSRRGPSSQPVHGNIRQGFVYERVPHITLKSIANNAEIDVIWEKWQTTLEPLREKLNATIKKQWQEWEIPREAEVKWTDEAKKLHADWWQARIARQQEIDKSIAAKAEFEYLYDKPYEDKKKVRVAGPFTVESLSPHRVLGVDENDELIDTSKEHSPECGAKQTFAQMILDNLKTSGVQQAHKADKITFAALTPWPGDLVCAEGRYLEGDREKRAAIFIGPEFGTVTRPDLVEAAREAGDAGFDVLIACAFNYDAHSTEFTKLGRIPVLKARMNADLHMADDLKNTGTGNLFVIFGEPDIDLLTEKDGKLRVKVKGVDVFKPQTGEVISDGAEGIACWFIDTDYNEESFFVRHAYFLGANDPYSSLKTTLKAEIDHEAWGTLNSDTSRAFDKPKSGRIAVKVINHLGDEVMKVFKV